In Euphorbia lathyris chromosome 10, ddEupLath1.1, whole genome shotgun sequence, a single genomic region encodes these proteins:
- the LOC136207940 gene encoding HMG-Y-related protein A-like — MATLEDSTNFPEHEPQDPNIPHYPEMIMDAIETLNEKEGSNKSAIWKQIEATNPDLPPSHSALLSYHLNKMKQTGDLIFLKNNYMKPNSNPPPKRSRGRPPKPKTEAVPVPAGTAVSSPRPRGRPPKPRDPFAPSSPSHQKNPAGSGRSRGRPPKMAKTVAGPVPTAAAPAEEGVVKKGRGRPPKVKAVAPVAG; from the exons ATGGCTACTCTTGAAGATTCCACTAATTTCCCTGAACACGAGCCCCAAGACCCCAACATTCCTCACTATCCTGAG ATGATTATGGATGCGATTGAGACTTTGAATGAGAAGGAAGGCTCAAACAAGTCAGCTATTTGGAAACAAATCGAGGCTACTAACCCTGATCTGCCGCCGTCTCACTCAGCACTGCTCTCTTACCATCTCAACAAGATGAAGCAAACCGGTGACCTTATTTTTCTCAAGAACAACTACATGAAGCCCAACTCTAACCCCCCGCCAAAAAGAAGCCGCGGCCGTCCACCTAAGCCTAAAACGGAGGCGGTCCCAGTCCCTGCCGGGACTGCCGTTTCATCTCCGAGGCCACGGGGACGCCCGCCCAAGCCAAGGGATCCTTTCGCCCCTTCATCTCCGTCGCACCAGAAAAATCCAGCGGGAAGCGGAAGGTCACGTGGACGTCCACCTAAGATGGCGAAGACAGTAGCCGGGCCTGTTCCAACTGCTGCTGCTCCGGCTGAGGAAGGAGTGGTGAAGAAAGGAAGAGGTAGGCCGCCCAAGGTGAAGGCGGTGGCTCCAGTAGCAGGTTGA